Proteins encoded together in one Vicia villosa cultivar HV-30 ecotype Madison, WI unplaced genomic scaffold, Vvil1.0 ctg.000839F_1_1, whole genome shotgun sequence window:
- the LOC131631522 gene encoding ribonuclease MC-like, translating to MKFLVLCFIMIFFIYAPNNSIAQYDYLKMVEQWPPVTCLNLPCVRNPKNFSLHGLWPSHLSGRSPMNCPPLGGFQITSVQTLFPRINNSWPEIKKGEEERFWREEWDKHGTCSQSKFPVFDYFKLALDIKDRVNILQALIDHNVQPSSTITYDYALVSKALELKTGKAPELRCIQPNGQGPVYLHEVGICLDRDGINFQDCLQTQRQKDRVVKLCDNNKFYLKPL from the exons ATGAAATTCTTAGTACTctgttttattatgatttttttcatTTATGCACCCAACAATTCCATAGCTCAATACGATTACctgaaaatggtggaacaatggCCACCTGTTACGTGTTTGAACTTACCCTGCGTAAGAAACCCAAAGAATTTTTCATTACATGGGCTCTGGCCCAGCCACCTGTCGGGGAGAAGTCCAATGAATTGCCCTCCTCTTGGTGGATTTCAAATTACTTCG GTCCAAACTTTATTTCCTCGAATCAATAATTCTTGGCCAGAGATTAAGAAAGGGGAAGAAGAACGCTTTTGGCGTGAGGAGTGGGATAAGCATGGTACTTGTTCTCAATCCAAGTTTCCTGTGTTTGATTATTTTAAACTAGCCCTTGATATCAAAGACAGAGTTAACATTCTGCAAGCGCTTATTGATCACAATGTTCAACCAAGTTCAACTATAACCTATGATTATGCCTTGGTTTCGAAAGCTTTGGAATTGAAAACCGGAAAAGCTCCAGAACTTCGATGTATTCAACCAAACGGCCAGGGACCGGTATATTTGCATGAAGTTGGAATTTGTCTAGACCGTGATGGAATTAATTTTCAAGACTGTCTTCAAACTCAAAGGCAGAAAGACCGTGTTGTTAAATTGTGTGACAACAATAAATTCTACTTAAAACCACTCTAA